One window of the Tachypleus tridentatus isolate NWPU-2018 chromosome 10, ASM421037v1, whole genome shotgun sequence genome contains the following:
- the LOC143230688 gene encoding uncharacterized protein LOC143230688 yields the protein MANNTLSSNVPKPPDQKARERPQWKAWNSLPGETTDTEVEDNYERIDLSRILQLCPPPRPARTEEEILEDLAGEYVTFVFAHRYACRDLANRNEEWSMVPEILENSGSSYDKLKNQSPVEMINCCTSESMPANEVSILQQEFSHQKNKKVGNYDNLFDLWNKLGTVNMNIENSGETSSSSSESSFKQSTSVRRVHSFTEIVKTKDVPLHNSLSFKQPCKDQLGLPPKPTIKPQAQTTEEIDLFSVPPPPVLISKDNSSQIPPTVWLKKQQRHQPEFSSTSLLPSFQFIQDYSSECSNGYQRDKKDKMSVESNQNDFIDQKPFAVASEKPLEETLIDDLERYIASSSQTKQTSKFPVNSEDNLVTCAATSAPSMDNISIHPEYKVYRQPGSRYATLRTVISNVSSKISVLKATFGSPMIDQTDNTSMMLENGASLDRSVNREENPSNQSCIKTDKDFAPKVPKARFASSLARAYSIMRKQRLQKEGEPTEISKILNTSITKKDSVNIHKAGNSAIGARMAGLHDSEYCVPSSLFLCQQLRSDREEEVCPDSVLSDSSNTTSSSDVDKTFLKINLDDNFKVHVSQRSKKEEKVFAQNCECSEDNIYERSFEAIEGIAMMEDFFRDSAIYSDPESEDLSTVESSPGNYGISDSHRTLKQEQNHEREDNETNSYSPETYLSKDNTNNSKAVKNKTDFYHQKLYTTQHFIKDNEDKNCGYSPNNLENIKVFEPYPVEVLFTRPVKGSIIEKLKNIGVKDLTPPTVNELEIIQKRQTENDKMKDDLTLLPSCGLKTIQQRQIEDVELQKELPPPADVLETTQQKQKESSKLQKELMSPLLDGLKTIKQRQIELLNWCTQKGTEDCKDDEISSVTEIEGDMPATATSSLEVSDSPPLPAKGWVKHIVNKFQNENQT from the coding sequence ATGGCTAATAATACTTTATCATCAAATGTTCCTAAACCACCAGATCAGAAAGCAAGAGAAAGGCCCCAATGGAAGGCATGGAACAGTCTGCCAGGAGAGACAACAGATACTGAGGTGGAAGATAACTATGAGAGAATTGACCTTAGTCGAATTCTTCAGCTTTGTCCCCCACCAAGACCAGCCAGAACTGAGGAGGAAATTCTTGAAGACCTAGCAGGAGAATATGTTACTTTTGTCTTTGCTCACAGATATGCTTGCAGAGACCTAGCCAATAGAAATGAGGAATGGAGCATGGTACCAGAAATACTTGAGAATAGTGGAAGCTCATATGATAAGCTCAAAAATCAGTCTCCTGTGGAAATGATAAACTGTTGTACAAGTGAATCTATGCCAGCAAATGAAGTAAGCATTCTACAACAAGAATTCAGtcatcagaaaaacaaaaaagttggcAATTATGATAATCTGTTTGACCTGTGGAATAAACTGGGGACTGTTAATATGAATATAGAAAACAGTGGAGAAACTAGTAGTTCCTCAAGTGAATCATCATTCAAACAGAGCACATCAGTTCGGAGAGTTCATTCCTTCACTGAAATAGTCAAAACTAAAGATGTCCCTCTTCACAACTCTCTTTCATTTAAACAGCCATGTAAAGACCAACTTGGTTTACCTCCTAAACCCACAATAAAACCACAAGCTCAAACTACTGAAGAGATTGATTTGTTTTCTGTTCCTCCACCACCTGTATTAATTTCTAAAGACAACTCTAGTCAAATTCCACCAACTGTGTGGTTGAAGAAACAGCAACGTCACCAACCAGAATTTTCAAGTACTTCATTGCTCCCTAGTTTTCAGTTTATCCAGGACTACAGTTCAGAGTGTTCAAATGGTTATCAAAGAGACAAGAAAGATAAAATGAGTGTTGAATCAAATCAAAATGATTTCATTGATCAGAAACCATTTGCTGTTGCTTCAGAAAAACCATTAGAAGAAACCTTGATAGATGACTTAGAGCGTTATATAGCTTCTTCTTCCCAAACTAAACAGACTTCCAAATTTCCAGTTAATTCTGAAGATAATTTGGTAACCTGTGCTGCAACATCTGCACCTAGCATGGATAATATATCTATTCATCCTGAATACAAGGTTTACAGGCAGCCAGGTTCTAGGTATGCCACTTTAAGAACTGTAATTTCTAATGTAAGTTCTAAGATTTCTGTCTTAAAGGCCACTTTTGGTTCTCCCATGATTGACCAAACAGATAATACATCCATGATGTTGGAAAACGGTGCTTCTTTGGACAGGTCAGTGAACAGAGAGGAAAATCCTTCAAATCAATCATGTATTAAAACTGACAAAGATTTCGCCCCAAAAGTTCCTAAAGCCCGCTTTGCTAGTTCTCTTGCCAGAGCTTACTCTATAATGAGGAAACAGCGACTTCAGAAGGAAGGGGAACCaacagaaatttcaaaaattttaaacacttctatCACAAAGAAAGACTCTGTCAATATCCATAAAGCAGGAAACTCTGCCATTGGTGCTCGTATGGCTGGCCTGCATGATTCAGAATATTGTGTTCCAAGTTCTTTATTTCTATGTCAGCAGCTAAGATCAGACAGAGAGGAGGAGGTTTGCCCAGATAGTGTACTATCTGATTCTTCAAACACCACATCATCAAGTGATGTGGACaagacttttttaaaaattaacttggatGATAATTTCAAGGTTCATGTTTCACAAAGAAGTAAGAAGGAGGAGAAAGTATTTGCACAAAATTGTGAATGCTCTGAAGACAACATTTATGAGAGATCTTTTGAGGCTATTGAAGGTATTGCCATGATGGAAGACTTCTTCCGAGATTCTGCAATTTATAGTGATCCAGAAAGTGAGGATTTAAGCACTGTTGAATCTTCACCAGGAAATTATGGAATATCAGATAGTCATAGAACTTTAAAACAGGAACAAAATCATGAAAGAGAAGATAATGAAACAAACTCTTATAGTCCAGAAACATATTTAAGTAAAGACAATACTAATAACAGTAAggcagttaaaaataaaacagactttTATCACCAAAAATTATATACAACTCAGCATTTTATCAAGGACAATGAAGACAAAAACTGTGGTTATTCACCAAATAACttagaaaacataaaagtttttGAACCTTATCCTGTTGAAGTCTTATTCACACGTCCTGTTAAAGGTTCAATTATTGAAAAGTTAAAGAATATTGGAGTTAAAGATCTGACACCACCAACAGTAAATGAATTAGAGATTATTCAGAAGAGACAAACAGAGAATGATAAAATGAAAGACGATTTAACATTACTGCCAAGTTGTGGTTTAAAAACCATTCAGCAAAGACAAATAGAGGATGTTGAGCTTCAGAAAGAGTTACCACCACCAGCAGATGTTTTGGAAACCACTCAGCAGAAACAGAAAGAGAGTTCAAAGCTTCAGAAAGAGTTAATGTCACCATTACTAGAtggattaaaaacaattaaacagagACAAATAGAGTTATTAAATTGGTGTACTCAGAAAGGTACTGAAGACTGTAAAGATGATGAGATCAGCTCAGTTACAGAAATAGAGGGTGATATGCCAGCCACTGCAACAAGCTCTTTAGAAGTATCTGATTCTCCACCACTACCTGCAAAAGGCTGGGTTAAGCATATTGTCAACAagtttcaaaatgaaaatcaaacttgA
- the LOC143230689 gene encoding EH domain-containing protein 3-like: MFSWLHKNDDRLKQPDIFESVVEGLKKVYKTKVLPLEETYLFHDFHSPLLDEPDFDAKPMVLLVGQYSTGKTTFIRYLLEKDFPGIRIGPEPTTDRFIAVMYGEQEGIIPGNALVVDPKKQFRPLSKFGNAFLNRFQCSMLKSDVLKSMTIIDTPGILSGEKQRVDRGYDFTGVLEWFAERVDRIILLFDAHKLDISDEFRRSIEALRGHDDKIRIVLNKADMIDHQQLMRVYGALMWSLGKVLQTPEVARVYIGSFWDQPLKYDVNRKLFEAEEQDLFQDIQNLPRNAALRKLNDLIKRARLAKVHANIIGIIRREMPSVFGKDSKKKELIKNLSNIYTEIQREHQIPPGDFPDLKDMQEKLLHHDFTKFHQIKPKLLETVDKMLAEDIARLMSMIPHEQLLNTKDNNVTGGAFEGVAEQSPFGYGRGEGVDAGSLEPDWIVSKERFKYDEVFDSLNPVDGKISGASAKAEMVKSKLPNTVLGKIWKLSDLDKDGMLDSDEFALAMHLIGVKLQGHDLPTELPKHLIPPAKRGFVA; this comes from the exons atgttttcgtgGCTACATAAAAACGACGACCGTTTAAAACAGCCAGACATTTTCGAAAGTGTTGTCGAAGGCTTGAAGAAGGTATACAAGACTAAAGTTTTACCATTAGAGGAAACTTACCTTTTTCACGATTTTCATTCACCGCTTCTTGATGAACCTGATTTCGATGCTAAGCCGATGGTATTACTAGTCGGGCAGTATTCTACTGGAAAAACCACATTTATTAGATACTTACTGGAAAAGGACTTTCCAGGTATACGTATTGGCCCAGAACCTACCACAGACAGGTTTATTGCAGTTATGTATGGGGAACAAGAAGGTATTATTCCTGGAAATGCATTAGTAGTAGACCCTAAAAAACAGTTCAGACCACTTTCAAAATTTGGAAATGCCTTCTTGAATCGATTCCAGTGTTCAATGTTGAAGTCTGATGTTTTGAAAAGTATGACAATTATTGATACTCCTGGTATTTTGTCTGGAGAGAAACAACGAGTTGATAGAGGTTATGACTTTACAGGTGTTTTAGAATGGTTTGCTGAAAGGGTTGAtagaattattcttttatttgatGCTCATAAATTAGATATTTCTGATGAATTTCGAAGAAGCATTGAAGCTTTGAGGGGACATGATGATAAAATAAGAATTGTGTTAAACAAAGCCGATATGATAGATCATCAGCAGCTTATGAGAGTTTATGGTGCTTTAATGTGGTCTTTaggaaaagttttacaaactccaGAAGTTGCAAGAGTTTACATTGGATCGTTTTGGGACCAGCCATTAAAGTATGATGTCAACAGAAAATTGTTTGAAGCAGAAGAACAAGATCTTTTTCAAGACATCCAAAATTTACCGAGAAATGCAGCTCTTAGGaaattaaatgatttaattaaaagAGCTCGACTTGCTAAG GTACATGCCAACATAATTGGTATCATCCGCAGAGAAATGCCTTCTGTCTTTGGCAAGGACAGTAAAAAGAAAGAACTAATTAAAAACTTGAGTAACATTTATACAGAAATCCAACGAGAGCATCAGATTCCTCCAGGGGATTTTCCTGATCTAAAAGACATGCAGGAAAAATTACTTCATCACGATTTCACTAAGTTTCATCAGATTAAGCCAAAATTGCTAGAAACAGTGGATAAAATGTTAGCTGAAGACATTGCTAGGTTAATGAGTATGATTCCTCATGAGCAACTTTTAAACACCAAAGATAATAATGTCACTGGAGGAGCTTTTGAAGGTGTGGCAGAGCAAAGTCCATTTGGTTATGGACGGGGTGAGGGTGTAGATGCTGGCTCTTTAGAACCAGACTGGATTGTTTCAAAGGAAAGATTTAAGTATGATGAAGTGTTTGATAGTTTGAATCCTGTGGATGGAAAGATATCCGGAGCAAGTGCCAAGGCAGAAATGGTTAAATCTAAACTTCCCAACACTGTGCTAGGGAAGATCTGGAAACTGTCTGACCTAGATAAGGATGGAATGTTAGATTCAGACGAGTTTGCATTAGCTATGCATTTGATAGGTGTAAAACTTCAGGGTCATGACCTTCCAACAGAACTGCCTAAGCATCTCATTCCTCCTGCCAAACGAGGTTTTGTAGCTTGA